The following nucleotide sequence is from Deltaproteobacteria bacterium.
ACATATAACGACGGTGAACTGAACCATGACGCGGCCGCGATCATCCACGAGATGGGGCACCTGTTCGGCGCCGTCCACACCGATGATCGCGAGTCGATCATGCACGCGGATTTCGATCTCAGGAGCGGATTCGACGCTCCGAACCGCGCCGTCGTCATGGGAAACCGCCTGTGCCCGTTCGCCGGCGGCCTGTCCGGTCGGACCGGCGGAGAACCCGTCGCGGAGCGGAGACCATGACGCCTCTCTGGACACCCACGGGACAGCAGGTCCGGGATTCCCATCTGCACCGTTTCCGTGAGCGGCTGCGCGCCGACCATGACATTCCAGACGATTCCTTTGCCGCGCTGCACCGCTGGAGCGTGTCGCGGCTGGAGGATTTCTGGGCGGCGGCGTGGCTGGACGCCACGGGACAGGCGCCCGCCGGGCCGGTGCTGGCGGACGGCGCCATGCCCCCGGCCGGGCGCCTGGAGCGCGAGGTGTGGTTCCCCGGCACGCGGTTCAACTTCGCCGAGCAGCTTCTCCGGCACCGTGACGAGCGTGTCGCCATCATCGAGGAGAACGAGCTTGGCCAGTGCCGCGCGGTGACGTTCCGGGAGCTCCATGCCCTCACCGGCCGCTGCCAGGCCGGCCTTCGGCGCGCCGGTGTCGGACCCGGGGACCGGGTCGCGGGCTACCTGCCCAACGTGCTGGAGACCGTGGTGGCCATGCTGGCGACGGCCTCCCTGGGCGCGGTATGGACCGCCACCTCCGCGGACTTCGGGTTCCAGGGAGTGTTCGACCGTTTCAGCCAGATCCATCCGAAGGTGCTGGTGTCGGCGGACGGCTACTCCTACAACGGCAGGCGCCACGACTGTATCGACAAGACCCGGCGGCTGGTGGATGCTCTCCCCGCCTTGGAACGGTGGGTGGTGGTCGCGGGCGCGGACGCGCGGCTGCCCGGCGGCGCCACGGCGTGGGAGTCGTTTCTCGAGGCGGAGCCCGCCGAACCGACGTTCGCCGATGTTCCCTTCGACCACCCGGTGTACATCCTCTACACGTCGGGCACCACGGGGCTGCCCAAGTGCATCGTGCACGGTGCGGGCGGCACCGCGCTCAAGCACCACGTGGAGCACAAGCTCCACACGGACGTCGACCGCGACGACACGGTCTTTTTCTTCACCACCTGCGGCTGGATGATGTGGCACTGGCTCGTGAGCGGACTGGCGCAGGGAGCGACGGTGGTCCTGTACGACGGCAGCCCCGCCTACCCGAATCACGACAGGCTGTTCCGCCTCGCGGAGGACCACGGCATCACGGTGTTCGGCACCAGCCCGAAACTGCTGGCCACCCTCGAGAAGAACGGGTTCCACGCCGCGGGCAACTACCGGCTCGACGGCCTGCGCGCCGTGCTCTCCACCGGGTCGCCGCTGGAAGCCTCCCAGTTCCACTACGTCCACGACGCCGTCAAGCCGGACGCGCAGGTCTGCTCGATTTCGGGCGGCACGGACATCATCGGCTGCTTCGTGCTCGGGAACCCCATCTCGCCGGTCTACCCGGGGCAGATCCAGGGACCCGCCCTGGGCGTGGACGTCGCCGTCTTCGACGAGCAGGGACGCCCGCTGGCGGGTGAGCAGGGGGAGTTGGTATGCCGGAAGCCGTTCCCTTCCATGCCGCTGGGCTTCTGGAACGACCCCGGCGACGCCCGCTACCGCGAGACCTACTTCGACACCTACCCCGGAGTGTGGTGTCACGGCGACTACATCGAGGCCACTCCCGAGCATGGGTTCGCGATCCACGGCCGCAGCGACACGACGCTGAACCCCGCGGGAATCCGGTTCGGCACCGCGGAGATCTACCGTATCGTCGAACGGCTACCCTTCGTCCAGGACAGCATCGTCGCCGGCTACCGGCATGAGTATGAAACCAGGGTCGCGTTGTTCGTGGTGCTGGACCGGCCCCTGGACCCGGAGACGGCCGACGCCATTCGCGCGGCCATCCGCGCCCAGGCCACGCCGCGCCACGTGCCGGCTATTGTGCGGCAAATCAGCCAGGTACCGGTGACACGGAACGGGAAGAAGGTGGAGAAGGCGGTGTCCGCCATACTCAACCACGAGCCGGTCCGCAACCGGGAAGCCTTGGCGAACCCGGAGGCCCTGGACGAAATCGAGGCCTGCATTCGCGGCTCCTGACGGCACACGGGCGCGCCGTGACCCCGACACGCGGGCGGCATGACGCGCCGGAGGGACAAAGCATGGAAGCGATCAAACGAGGCGAACGCGTGAAAGGCAAGGTGGCGCTTGTGGCGGGAGCCGGGTCCATCGAGCCCGGGTGGGGCAACGGCAAGGCGGCGGCGGTGCTCTACGCGCGCGAGGGAGCGCAGGTGTTCGCGGTGGACTTTCGCCTGGAGGCGGCGGAGGAAACCAGGACCATCATCGAATCCGAGGGAGGCACTTGCGCGACGTTCGCCGCGGACGTGACCTCGGAAACGGATGTCAAAGCCATGGTGGACGCCTGCCTGAATACCTTCGGCCGCATCGACATCCTCCACAACAACGTCGGCGGCCAGGGGCCGGGGCGTTGGGTCCTGGACATCGAGCGCGACGACTGGGATGCCGTGCTGGCGCGCAACGTGACCTCGGTGCTGCTCACCTGCAAGGCCGTGATCCCCATCATGATCCGCCAGGGCGGCGGCGCCATCGTCAACATCTCGTCCATCGCCAGCATGCGCCACGTCAACGTGCCCACCGCCTCCTATTCCGCGGCCAAGGGCGCCGTCAACCAGCTCACCCTGAACCTGGCCCTGCAATACGCCGACAAGCACATCCGCGCCAACTGCGTGCTGCCGGGCTACATCGACACGCCGTTCACCCGCCGGATCGTCGCCGGCAAACCCAGCTACGAGTACAAGGGCTTCACCTCGGCGGACGAATACCGCAAGGCCCGCGACGCCATCGTCCCGCTGGGCCGCGGCGGCACCGCCTGGGACGTGGCCCGGGCCGCGCTCTTCCTGGCCTCGGACGACGCCGACTACATCACCGGCGTCATGCTGCCGGTGGACGGCGGCGTCACCGCTACCTGCCCCGGCGTATGATCGTGTCGTGCCGGCATTAGAGGGTGCGCGCGAACTCGCCCAGAAATTCAAGGGTGCGCCGGCGGCTGGACTCGGGGGCACTGCCGGCGGGCAGGACGCTGACCATGATCTCCGCGGCGCCGAACGAAAACAACTCCAGCAGCCGGCGCCCGGCTTCCTCCTCGTCACCCGAGACCACCAGCGACTTCAGCATCGACGTGCTCCACGCCCGCTGTTCCGCTTCGGCGAAGCCGGCGATGCGGTACATCTCGACGTACGGGTCCCGCCGCATGTACGAGTCGAAGCGCTCTCTCGCCACGGCTTCGACTTCATCCCAGTCGTCGTGGAGGCTCACGGCCACGTGGGCGATAAGCGGTGGCGCAGGCTGCCCCGCCTTTTCCGCGCCCGCGGCCATGGCCGGCAGCGCGTGGTCGCGCAGGTAGGCGCCGGGACACAGCCAGCTTATGGCGCCGTCGGTGCAGGCCCCGGCAAGCTCGAAGGACTTGGGGCGCACCGCCGAGATCAGCACGGGAACGTCCACGGGCACGTTGTCCGCGGTCTGAGCGCGGTAGAAACGTCCGTTGAAGTTCACCGCCCCCTCCCGCAGCACGGAGCGGACGATTTGCACGTACTCGGTCAAGTGGCCCAGGGGGCGCTCGAACGCGAACCCGTAGGTGCGCTCGATGGGCGCCTTGTTGCCCGGCCCCAACCCGAGCCGGAAGCGGCCCGGCGCGAGCTGGGCCATGGCCTCGCAGTACTCCACGAAGGCCAGCGGGTGGCGCGGCCAGGTCAGCACGATGGCCGTACCCAGTTGGATGGTCTCGGTGCACATGGCCGCGGCCGCCAGGATGCTCGGCGTGTCCCGCCGGATGTTGTTGTCCGCGGTCCTGGGACCGCCGGTGGTGAGCCACACCGCCTGGATCCCCAAAGACTCCGCCTCGCGAATGTCGTCGAGCACGCCCTGAACATCGGCCCCCGGAATCTCGACTCCGACCCTTCGTTCCGCCATCGTGCACCTCCGCGGTTGACAATGCCTGTTGACCGCCGACACTAGCCCATCCCCACCGGGGAAGAAACCCGTGGCCGCACCGGGTTGGACATTCGACCCGGCCTTCGTTATCTGTTCGTACGAAGCGCCCGTGGCGCGCGCTACGAGACGCCCCACGAAACGGAGGCCGTGATGGAACCGAGAATGCGACCCCTGGAGGAGTTGAAACCGGAAATCCTGCGGCGCGCGGGCGGTGCCAATCCCTTCGAGTGGGTGAAGCCGGAGGACGCCGCCGAGGTGGTCGGATGGCTCGAATCCACCGAGGACGACCACTGGGCGGAAGTATGGGGCCGCATGGGCGCGCGCTACGAGGCGCTGGGCGAGGAACAGGAGAACAAAGGCGAACCGTGCGGCGAGTCCTACTACCTCGCATACGATTACTACCGCATCGGCCGCTATCCGGTTGCCTCGACACCGGGCAAGCAAGCCTGTTACGAGGCGTCGCTGCGGAACTTCCTGAAGGCCGCGCCGCACATGGACCCGCCGTTGGAGCGGGTGGAGATCCCCTTCGAAGGGAAGTCGCTCATCTGCTACCTGCAAATCCCGCGCGGCGCGAACCGGCCTCCGGTGGTGCTCCATTGGGGCGGCGTGGACGGCTGGAAGGAGGACCGGCGCCGGCCCAGCGAGGCTTTCCACCGGCTGGGCCTTGCCACCATGACCATCGACATGCCGGGGGCCGGCGAGAACCCCCTCCTCGCGACCGACCTCAAGGCGGAGCGCACCTTCTCCGCGGCCCTGGACTACCTGGAGACGCGGCCGGACGTGGACGGGTCACGCCTGGGCGCCATGGGCGGCAGCTTCGGCGGCTACTGGGCGGCCAAGGTGGCGCACGTGGAAGCGCAGCGGCTCAAGGGCGTCGTGGACTGGGGCGGCGGCGTGCACCTGACCTTCCAGGAAGAGTGGCTGCGACCGGCGCTGACGACCCGGGCGGAACAGTATCTCATGGGACCGGCCAGCCTGCTGGACGCGCGCGGGTACATCTTCCGCACCCGCGACCTCGACGAGATCCTGCGGCGGGCGCCGACGCTCTCGCTGGTGACGCAGGGACTCATCGACCAGCCGTGCGCGCCGCTGCTGCTCATCAACGGCAAGCTCGACGACCAGCACCCCATCGACGACTTCTACCTGCTGCTGGAGCACGGCGACCCCAAGGACGTGTGCATCTTCCCCGACGGAGGGCACATGGGCCGGGTGCCCGGCAAATCCAACGAGCCGGCGCTGAGCGTGCTGACGGAGTGGCTGCACCGGAAGCTCACGGGGTGAAGAACCCCTCCCTCACCGCCCACAGCCACAGGTGGGCGATCTTCTCGTTGTGGAGTTCGGCGTAGCCCACGTGGCCGTAGCGGGGGATCAGGACCACGTGGCAACGGGCGTTCGCCGCGGCATACTTGGCGGCCATGAACATCTCGCGCTTGTCTTCCAGGCGCTCTCCCTGGATCCAGTGCCCCCTGTCGTTCTCGCCTACCACCAACAGCACGCCGACGTTCCCGAGCCACTCGGGGTCGGGGTCCTGGAGGTGATCGTAGTACTCGTCCCGCGGAAGGCCCGTAGCCTCCACGTAGCGGTCAAGGATCCCGACTGCGCCGTTGTGCTGGTTGTCGCACAGGCTGGTCTTCATCTGGGAACGCATCGGGTTGGCCCACGCCATGTACTCCTCCGGGCCGCCCCAGGGGGTGAGGTCCTCCGGGTCCTCGTAGCGCGCCGCGCGAAAGCTCTCGGGCGAGCGGCGGGAGATCTGTTCCACGGGGACCTCGCTATACTCTTCGGCGCCGGTGCGCTCGCGCCATTCCTTGCGCCAGCCGTCCGGGCCGCCGGAGCCGAAGCCCAGCAGCCCGGTGATGCGGGCGCTCCGCACGAAGCGGTGCAGGTGCGCGGCCATGGGGCCGCCGGTGGAATGGCCGAAGGCGAGCACGTCCCGTCCCGGCAGGTGCGTGTCGGTGAGCAGCCCGGCGCCCTGCAGAATCGTGTTGAAGGTGCACTTGAGGCTCCGGTCCAGGATTTCCTTCACGGGAAGCTCCCGGTCGAGCAGGTAGACCGGCATGCGCTCGGGCACGGGCTCGGTCCACACGCCGCCCGGCGGGTAATGCCCCGGATAGGTGACGGCCAAGGTCGCGAATCCCTGGGACGCCAGCACCCGCGCCAGTCCCGGACGGCCGTCCGGGGTCGTGTCCATGATGCGCTCGCTGCCGGCGCCGCCGTGAAACACGACGACGGCCCGGCCGGGGTCGGCTTCCCGCTCGGGCGTGTAGAGCGTGCCGTGGATGTCCCACTGGTAACCGTTGCGCTCGTACCGCGCTGTTACCTCGCGGCTCGCGAACCCGGTCTCCGGGTAGGGCGCCGGCATGGCCAGCCAACCTTCCCAGTCCATCTCGAGGAGAAGCTCAGGTGCTCCCAAGCCCGCCCGTATCGCTTCAATGGTGCCGCTTCGCGTGTTCATGGGGTGCGGGGATACTACGGAACTCGTCGAGGGTCAACGAAGCGCGGATTTCCAGCGACGCGCGTTTCATAGTAGATTCCTCGTTCGAGATGCAATCCATGATGAAGGCAGTCGTCGTGAGAGAGTTCGGCGACGTTGACGTGATGCGGATGGAGCAGCTTCCCGTCCCGTCCCCCGGGGCGGGAGAGGTGCTGATCCAGGTACACTCGGTTTCGGTCAATCAGACGCTGGACATCGCGGTGCGGCAGGGCCGTTACCGCACCGACCTCCGGTTCCCGGTGGTGCTTGGCACCGATCCCGCGGGCGTGGTGGTGGCCGCCGGCGACGGAGTGGCGTCCACGCGCCGCGGCGAGCGGGTCGCGGTGGTGGCTTCCATCCGCTGCGGCGAGTGCCGCTTCTGCCTCATGGGCCGGGAGGACTCGTGCCCCCGGAGCAAGCACCTGGGGCTGGACCGCTGGGGCGGGTACGCGGAGTACGTGACCGTGCCGGCGGAGAATGTCTTCCCGATCCCGGAGAATCTGTCTTTCGGTGAAGCCTCGGTGGTCACGCGCCACTTCCCCACGGCCATCAACCTGCTGCTCAACCACGCGCAACTCGAACAGGGCGAATGGGTGCTGATCATGGGGGCGGCGGGGGCGCTGGGCAGTTGCGGCGTGCAGATCGCCCGGCACCAGGGCGCCCGCGTCATCGCGGCGGCGGGCGCCGATTCCAGGGCGCAAGGGGCCATGGGCTACGGCGCCGAGTTCGCCGTCAACTACCGGGAGCAGGACCTGGAGCGGGAAGTGCTGCGTATCACGGACGGCCACGGCGTCGACGTGCTGTTCGAGAACATCGCCGACCCGACGCTCTGGCCCGGGGCCTTCAACAGCCTCGCCTTCGCCGGCCGGCTCGTGACCGCGGGCGCCCACGGCGGCGGCACCGTACCGCTGGACGTGAAGCGGCTCTACCTCAGGCGCATCCGCATCACCGGGCAGCCCGGCGCCACCCGCAAGGACGTGGAACTGGCCCTGTCGCTGGCCGGCCGGGGAGAGGTCCGCGCCATCATCGACCGCACCATGCCGTTGGAGCGCGTGAAAGAGGCGCACGAGTTGCTGGAGCGGGGTGGGATCGTCGGCAAGATCGTGCTCGACCCTACCCTGGGCTGAATTGCCACAACAGGAACAGCCTGTTAGTTTGCTGTATCCGCGGTTCCCCCGC
It contains:
- a CDS encoding alpha/beta hydrolase encodes the protein MEPRMRPLEELKPEILRRAGGANPFEWVKPEDAAEVVGWLESTEDDHWAEVWGRMGARYEALGEEQENKGEPCGESYYLAYDYYRIGRYPVASTPGKQACYEASLRNFLKAAPHMDPPLERVEIPFEGKSLICYLQIPRGANRPPVVLHWGGVDGWKEDRRRPSEAFHRLGLATMTIDMPGAGENPLLATDLKAERTFSAALDYLETRPDVDGSRLGAMGGSFGGYWAAKVAHVEAQRLKGVVDWGGGVHLTFQEEWLRPALTTRAEQYLMGPASLLDARGYIFRTRDLDEILRRAPTLSLVTQGLIDQPCAPLLLINGKLDDQHPIDDFYLLLEHGDPKDVCIFPDGGHMGRVPGKSNEPALSVLTEWLHRKLTG
- a CDS encoding LLM class flavin-dependent oxidoreductase yields the protein MAERRVGVEIPGADVQGVLDDIREAESLGIQAVWLTTGGPRTADNNIRRDTPSILAAAAMCTETIQLGTAIVLTWPRHPLAFVEYCEAMAQLAPGRFRLGLGPGNKAPIERTYGFAFERPLGHLTEYVQIVRSVLREGAVNFNGRFYRAQTADNVPVDVPVLISAVRPKSFELAGACTDGAISWLCPGAYLRDHALPAMAAGAEKAGQPAPPLIAHVAVSLHDDWDEVEAVARERFDSYMRRDPYVEMYRIAGFAEAEQRAWSTSMLKSLVVSGDEEEAGRRLLELFSFGAAEIMVSVLPAGSAPESSRRRTLEFLGEFARTL
- a CDS encoding acetoacetate--CoA ligase, coding for MTPLWTPTGQQVRDSHLHRFRERLRADHDIPDDSFAALHRWSVSRLEDFWAAAWLDATGQAPAGPVLADGAMPPAGRLEREVWFPGTRFNFAEQLLRHRDERVAIIEENELGQCRAVTFRELHALTGRCQAGLRRAGVGPGDRVAGYLPNVLETVVAMLATASLGAVWTATSADFGFQGVFDRFSQIHPKVLVSADGYSYNGRRHDCIDKTRRLVDALPALERWVVVAGADARLPGGATAWESFLEAEPAEPTFADVPFDHPVYILYTSGTTGLPKCIVHGAGGTALKHHVEHKLHTDVDRDDTVFFFTTCGWMMWHWLVSGLAQGATVVLYDGSPAYPNHDRLFRLAEDHGITVFGTSPKLLATLEKNGFHAAGNYRLDGLRAVLSTGSPLEASQFHYVHDAVKPDAQVCSISGGTDIIGCFVLGNPISPVYPGQIQGPALGVDVAVFDEQGRPLAGEQGELVCRKPFPSMPLGFWNDPGDARYRETYFDTYPGVWCHGDYIEATPEHGFAIHGRSDTTLNPAGIRFGTAEIYRIVERLPFVQDSIVAGYRHEYETRVALFVVLDRPLDPETADAIRAAIRAQATPRHVPAIVRQISQVPVTRNGKKVEKAVSAILNHEPVRNREALANPEALDEIEACIRGS
- a CDS encoding alpha/beta fold hydrolase, giving the protein MNTRSGTIEAIRAGLGAPELLLEMDWEGWLAMPAPYPETGFASREVTARYERNGYQWDIHGTLYTPEREADPGRAVVVFHGGAGSERIMDTTPDGRPGLARVLASQGFATLAVTYPGHYPPGGVWTEPVPERMPVYLLDRELPVKEILDRSLKCTFNTILQGAGLLTDTHLPGRDVLAFGHSTGGPMAAHLHRFVRSARITGLLGFGSGGPDGWRKEWRERTGAEEYSEVPVEQISRRSPESFRAARYEDPEDLTPWGGPEEYMAWANPMRSQMKTSLCDNQHNGAVGILDRYVEATGLPRDEYYDHLQDPDPEWLGNVGVLLVVGENDRGHWIQGERLEDKREMFMAAKYAAANARCHVVLIPRYGHVGYAELHNEKIAHLWLWAVREGFFTP
- a CDS encoding alcohol dehydrogenase catalytic domain-containing protein codes for the protein MMKAVVVREFGDVDVMRMEQLPVPSPGAGEVLIQVHSVSVNQTLDIAVRQGRYRTDLRFPVVLGTDPAGVVVAAGDGVASTRRGERVAVVASIRCGECRFCLMGREDSCPRSKHLGLDRWGGYAEYVTVPAENVFPIPENLSFGEASVVTRHFPTAINLLLNHAQLEQGEWVLIMGAAGALGSCGVQIARHQGARVIAAAGADSRAQGAMGYGAEFAVNYREQDLEREVLRITDGHGVDVLFENIADPTLWPGAFNSLAFAGRLVTAGAHGGGTVPLDVKRLYLRRIRITGQPGATRKDVELALSLAGRGEVRAIIDRTMPLERVKEAHELLERGGIVGKIVLDPTLG
- a CDS encoding SDR family oxidoreductase, yielding MEAIKRGERVKGKVALVAGAGSIEPGWGNGKAAAVLYAREGAQVFAVDFRLEAAEETRTIIESEGGTCATFAADVTSETDVKAMVDACLNTFGRIDILHNNVGGQGPGRWVLDIERDDWDAVLARNVTSVLLTCKAVIPIMIRQGGGAIVNISSIASMRHVNVPTASYSAAKGAVNQLTLNLALQYADKHIRANCVLPGYIDTPFTRRIVAGKPSYEYKGFTSADEYRKARDAIVPLGRGGTAWDVARAALFLASDDADYITGVMLPVDGGVTATCPGV